The Phacochoerus africanus isolate WHEZ1 chromosome 3, ROS_Pafr_v1, whole genome shotgun sequence genome window below encodes:
- the LOC125123314 gene encoding translation initiation factor IF-2-like: MLEKEPRRNRAARSPGAGRLLPAGGAGAGGGLGARGSFRALPPAGLPTGFGGGSGAAGAKRRWGQVERRAGDDAAADPAIPQPATGAHLCRDKDA, translated from the exons ATGTTGGAGAAGGAGCCGCGTCGGAACCGCGCGGCTCGGTCACCCGGAGCAGGCCGGCTGCTCCCGGCGGGCGGTGCCGGCGCCGGCGGGGGCCTCGGTGCCCGGGGCTCCTTCCGGGCTCTCCCGCCCGCCGGGCTCCCTACCGGCTTCGGAGGCGGCAGCGGCGCTGCCGGGGCGAAGCGGCGGTGGGGCCAGGTTGAGCGCCGGGCGGGAGACGACGCCGCCGCGGACCCCGCGATCCCGCAGCCGGCGACTGGAGcccacctctgcagagacaaag ATGCCTGA